One stretch of Schlesneria sp. DSM 10557 DNA includes these proteins:
- a CDS encoding aminotransferase class I/II-fold pyridoxal phosphate-dependent enzyme translates to MRNESEIPLADNPFSIPVADRLKRLPPYLFGKINKLKYQQRVAGVDVIDLGMGNPTDAPDQQITDKMQEALLDPKNHRYSVANGIASLRREVAKRYDRKYGVKLNGDDEVIACLGSKEAFSHMCLALMGPGDTAIVPAPTFPIHAYSVMLASGNVIALDVRDPSEFLKNIAYTCEHLYPKPKLVVANFPHNPSGTCIEQSFFDELVVLAKKYKFLVISDFAYADVCYDGYQAPSFLASPGAIDVGVEMTTMSKGFSMAGWRIGFCSGNREMVRALATIKGYYDYGIFQAIQIAAIIAMRNCEPAVDAIAKEYQIRRDALVDGLTRIGWEVEKPKAGMFVWAKIPEPWAQMGSIDFSMKLLKEGGVAVSPGRGFGEEGEGYLRLAIVENSQRLRQAVRQIQACLKTEAAPAA, encoded by the coding sequence ATGCGCAATGAGTCGGAAATTCCGCTTGCTGACAATCCTTTTTCGATTCCAGTCGCAGATCGACTGAAACGATTGCCGCCCTACCTGTTCGGCAAGATCAACAAACTGAAATACCAGCAGCGGGTCGCCGGCGTCGATGTCATCGATCTCGGCATGGGTAACCCCACCGATGCCCCGGATCAGCAAATCACAGACAAGATGCAGGAAGCCCTGCTGGACCCCAAAAACCACCGTTATTCGGTTGCCAACGGGATTGCCAGTCTCCGACGCGAAGTCGCGAAACGATACGACCGCAAATACGGCGTCAAGCTGAATGGCGACGACGAAGTCATCGCCTGCCTGGGCTCGAAAGAAGCCTTCAGCCACATGTGCCTGGCACTGATGGGTCCGGGCGATACGGCCATCGTCCCCGCTCCCACGTTCCCGATTCACGCCTACTCGGTCATGCTGGCGTCCGGAAATGTCATCGCCCTGGACGTCCGCGATCCCTCAGAGTTCCTGAAGAATATCGCCTACACCTGCGAGCATCTGTATCCCAAGCCCAAGCTCGTCGTGGCGAACTTCCCGCACAATCCGTCGGGTACCTGCATCGAGCAGAGCTTCTTTGACGAACTGGTCGTGCTGGCCAAAAAGTACAAGTTCCTCGTGATCAGCGATTTCGCCTACGCCGATGTCTGTTACGACGGATACCAGGCCCCCAGCTTCCTGGCCTCACCCGGCGCGATTGATGTCGGTGTCGAGATGACCACGATGAGCAAAGGTTTCAGCATGGCGGGCTGGCGTATCGGATTCTGTTCCGGTAACCGCGAGATGGTTCGTGCTCTGGCCACGATCAAAGGGTACTACGACTACGGGATTTTCCAGGCCATTCAAATTGCCGCAATCATCGCCATGCGAAACTGCGAACCTGCGGTCGATGCCATCGCCAAGGAATACCAGATTCGCCGCGACGCCCTGGTCGACGGATTGACCCGCATCGGCTGGGAAGTGGAAAAGCCCAAAGCAGGAATGTTTGTCTGGGCCAAGATCCCCGAACCGTGGGCACAGATGGGCTCTATCGATTTCTCGATGAAACTGCTCAAAGAAGGGGGCGTTGCGGTCAGTCCCGGACGTGGTTTCGGTGAAGAAGGAGAAGGCTATCTTCGACTGGCGATCGTCGAGAACAGTCAGCGACTGCGACAAGCCGTCCGCCAGATTCAGGCGTGCCTGAAAACCGAAGCAGCTCCGGCCGCCTGA